A window of the Pseudomonas furukawaii genome harbors these coding sequences:
- a CDS encoding TerC family protein yields the protein MEWLMQPEFWMALAQIIAIDILLGGDNAVVIALACRHLPEPQRRRAIFGGVAGAIVLRILLLFFALQLLALPFLKLAGALMLLWIGIKLLQPEPEEAHKVAAGAGFFSAIKTIVIADAVMSLDNVLAVAGAAGGNLLLVSLGVLISIPIIVWGSQFVLRLLDRYPQVVLLGGGLLGWIAGGMLVTDVALASWLPESAWVHPLASATGATLVIAGGLLLNRRQRLAGASRPEVHS from the coding sequence ATGGAGTGGCTGATGCAGCCTGAATTCTGGATGGCCCTGGCGCAGATCATCGCCATCGATATCCTGCTGGGCGGCGACAACGCCGTCGTCATCGCCCTGGCCTGTCGCCACCTGCCCGAGCCGCAGCGCCGTCGCGCCATATTCGGCGGGGTGGCCGGCGCCATCGTGCTGCGCATCCTGCTGCTGTTCTTCGCCCTGCAACTGCTCGCCTTGCCCTTCCTCAAGCTGGCCGGGGCGCTGATGCTGCTATGGATCGGTATCAAACTGCTGCAGCCCGAGCCGGAAGAGGCCCACAAAGTAGCGGCCGGCGCCGGATTCTTCAGCGCCATCAAGACCATCGTCATCGCCGATGCGGTGATGAGCCTGGACAACGTGCTGGCGGTGGCGGGCGCGGCCGGTGGCAACCTGCTGCTGGTGAGCCTGGGCGTCCTGATCAGCATCCCCATCATCGTCTGGGGTAGCCAGTTCGTCCTGCGCCTGCTGGACCGCTACCCTCAGGTGGTGCTGCTGGGCGGCGGGCTGCTGGGCTGGATCGCCGGCGGCATGCTGGTGACCGACGTGGCGCTGGCCTCCTGGCTGCCCGAGTCCGCCTGGGTCCACCCGCTGGCTTCCGCCACCGGTGCCACGCTGGTGATCGCCGGCGGGCTGCTGCTGAACCGGCGGCAGCGGCTGGCGGGTGCATCCCGGCCCGAAGTCCATTCCTGA
- a CDS encoding OprD family porin, which produces MSHHALRRSGAVLACLACGLSPAAMADGFFADSKATLQLRNLYFNDDFKDESGLSPRAAASAQSRREEWAQGFLLDAQSGYTPGALGFGVDALGLLGVKLDSGRGRAGTELLPRHDDGRSADDFSSLGLTAKSRLAGTTLRHGTLQPKLPVLVRNDARLLPQTFEGTQVSSVDIPGLSLTAGYLDEFRQRDSSDYQPITADGYGGEQGEGFWFAGADYKVGKPLVLSYYLGELEEFYRQHYLGLVHTTRLGPGSLVSDLRYFRSQDVGQARNGELDNEMLSALLTYSLGGHALSAGYQRLGGEGGLPFVDGATVYSFSNAGVGKFVEEDERTWMLGYAYDFTALGVPGLTAGLRYFKGRDGTTELRGAEVATNEWERDFDLAYVVQSGALKGLGVKWRNIAYRSSYSRDRDNNRLYLTYDIALW; this is translated from the coding sequence ATGTCTCATCACGCCCTGCGCCGTTCCGGCGCGGTACTGGCCTGCCTGGCCTGCGGCCTGTCGCCCGCCGCGATGGCCGACGGCTTCTTCGCCGACAGCAAGGCCACCTTGCAACTGCGCAACCTCTACTTCAACGACGATTTCAAGGACGAGTCCGGCCTGTCGCCCCGGGCCGCCGCCAGCGCCCAGTCCCGCCGCGAGGAGTGGGCCCAGGGTTTCCTGCTGGACGCCCAGTCCGGCTACACGCCGGGTGCGCTCGGGTTCGGCGTCGACGCACTCGGGCTGCTGGGGGTGAAGCTGGACTCCGGTCGCGGCCGTGCCGGCACCGAGCTGCTTCCGCGCCATGACGACGGCCGCTCCGCCGACGATTTCTCCAGCCTGGGCCTGACCGCCAAGTCCCGCCTGGCCGGGACCACCCTCCGGCACGGCACCCTGCAGCCGAAGCTGCCGGTGCTGGTGCGCAACGACGCCCGCCTGCTGCCGCAGACCTTCGAGGGCACCCAGGTGTCCAGCGTCGACATCCCCGGCCTCAGCCTGACCGCCGGCTACCTGGATGAATTCCGCCAGCGGGATTCCAGCGACTACCAGCCGATCACGGCCGATGGCTATGGCGGCGAACAGGGCGAAGGCTTCTGGTTCGCCGGGGCCGACTACAAGGTCGGCAAGCCCCTGGTCCTGAGCTACTACCTGGGCGAGCTGGAGGAGTTCTATCGCCAGCACTACCTGGGGCTGGTGCATACCACGCGCCTCGGGCCCGGCAGCCTGGTCAGCGACCTGCGCTACTTCCGCAGCCAGGACGTCGGGCAGGCGCGCAACGGCGAGCTGGACAACGAGATGCTCAGCGCCTTGCTGACCTACAGCCTGGGCGGCCACGCGCTGAGCGCCGGCTACCAGCGGCTGGGCGGGGAGGGCGGCCTGCCCTTCGTCGACGGCGCCACCGTCTACAGCTTCAGCAATGCCGGCGTCGGCAAGTTCGTCGAAGAGGACGAGCGCACCTGGATGCTCGGCTACGCCTACGACTTCACCGCCCTCGGTGTCCCGGGGCTGACCGCCGGCCTGCGCTACTTCAAGGGCCGGGACGGAACCACCGAACTGCGGGGAGCCGAGGTCGCCACCAACGAGTGGGAGCGCGACTTCGACCTGGCCTACGTGGTGCAGTCGGGCGCCCTGAAGGGGTTGGGCGTCAAGTGGCGAAACATCGCCTACCGCTCCAGCTACAGCCGCGACCGCGACAACAACCGGCTCTACCTCACCTACGACATCGCCCTCTGGTAG